The following proteins are encoded in a genomic region of Alistipes shahii WAL 8301:
- a CDS encoding outer membrane beta-barrel protein, whose protein sequence is MTMQRHIRTALFALAALAAWQGASAQHTLGFTVGYGMGNGRFQPQQEMRAIWGLYSGGLSWRYYGKQRFVGGFGIDLEFQQQGFSFATNASQVEEKKDYLYYTRHVNSVVLPIVWQPHFYMLRNHVRIYLEAAATFSYNISSTYENEQARANGSAGWKGDYPFKLARDNRWGYGLAGGGGIAFLIRRFELNFRVRYSFGYSDIVRNRNKYYDNNSDGAENPFWATPLRSPLDNLMISVGLNYRFNKQGFEAWKPRSKKEKNREVFKFGL, encoded by the coding sequence ATGACGATGCAACGACATATCCGGACGGCGCTCTTCGCCCTTGCGGCCCTCGCCGCATGGCAGGGGGCTTCGGCGCAGCATACGCTCGGCTTCACGGTGGGCTACGGCATGGGCAACGGCCGCTTCCAGCCCCAGCAGGAGATGCGGGCGATCTGGGGACTTTACAGCGGGGGCCTTTCGTGGCGCTACTACGGCAAGCAACGCTTCGTGGGGGGCTTCGGCATTGATCTGGAGTTCCAGCAGCAGGGCTTTTCGTTTGCGACCAACGCTTCGCAGGTCGAGGAGAAGAAGGATTATCTCTACTATACGCGGCATGTCAATTCCGTCGTGCTGCCGATCGTCTGGCAGCCGCACTTCTACATGCTGCGCAACCACGTCCGCATCTACCTCGAAGCGGCCGCGACCTTCTCCTACAACATCTCGTCCACCTACGAGAACGAGCAGGCCCGGGCCAACGGCTCCGCCGGCTGGAAAGGCGACTATCCCTTCAAGCTCGCGCGCGACAACCGCTGGGGCTACGGACTGGCGGGCGGCGGCGGCATCGCTTTCCTGATCCGCCGTTTCGAGCTGAATTTCCGGGTGCGCTACTCGTTCGGTTATTCGGACATCGTCCGCAACCGCAACAAATACTACGACAACAACAGCGACGGCGCGGAAAATCCCTTCTGGGCCACTCCGCTGCGTTCGCCGCTCGACAACCTTATGATCTCCGTGGGGTTGAACTACCGCTTCAACAAACAGGGCTTCGAGGCCTGGAAACCAAGATCCAAGAAGGAGAAGAACCGCGAGGTCTTCAAATTCGGGCTGTAA
- the rbfA gene encoding 30S ribosome-binding factor RbfA, whose product METTRQQKIAKQIQKDVAEIFQKEGAPIVRGSLVTVTAVRISPDFSYAKIYVSIFPFEQSGEVMKRLEHQNWFIRRALGQRLRNQLKNVPEIQFLLDDSLEYIEHIEQALKED is encoded by the coding sequence ATGGAAACTACCCGTCAGCAGAAAATCGCCAAGCAGATCCAGAAGGACGTTGCCGAAATCTTCCAGAAGGAGGGCGCCCCGATCGTGCGCGGCTCGCTCGTAACGGTCACCGCCGTACGCATATCCCCCGATTTCAGCTACGCCAAAATCTACGTCAGCATCTTCCCCTTTGAGCAGAGCGGCGAGGTGATGAAGCGGCTCGAACACCAGAACTGGTTCATCCGCCGCGCCCTGGGCCAGCGGCTCCGCAACCAGCTGAAGAACGTCCCCGAAATTCAGTTCCTGCTCGACGATTCGCTCGAATACATCGAGCATATAGAGCAGGCGTTGAAAGAAGATTGA
- a CDS encoding ABC transporter permease, which translates to MLPQLFARRYLFSSQSRSVVNLISGLSVAAVAMPVAAMIILLSVFNGFESLVKSMYSAFDADLTVSPRQGQTFAQRDLDTAALARIPGVGALSFTLEQSALLEHGGRQATATIRGVDDAYGAVFQLGDAVSAGEWRVRLGDLERLVVGQSMAWMLGIRSLADADVTLYAVRRGSFSSLLPLENYTRRTEPVGGVYTLDLETERTYVLASLRLAQELFGYPGRASALVVRLAPGADAAAVRKAVAEAAGDGFRVRTRDELRASFYRIMTYEKWGIFFIALLVLIIASFSVVGALAMLIVEKRDDISTLRALGADTGLVRAVFRTEGFLICGLGAVAGMTLGVAATLAQQYFGLIEIPAETFLTKSYPVEFRPTDLAVVAASFAAVAALLSNITVRSMIKTDRL; encoded by the coding sequence ATGCTGCCGCAGCTCTTCGCCCGTCGCTACCTCTTTTCGTCCCAGTCCCGGTCGGTGGTCAACCTGATCTCGGGATTGAGCGTCGCGGCCGTGGCGATGCCCGTTGCGGCCATGATCATCCTGCTGTCGGTCTTCAACGGCTTCGAATCGCTCGTCAAGTCGATGTATTCGGCTTTCGACGCCGATCTTACCGTCTCCCCGCGGCAGGGGCAGACCTTTGCGCAGCGGGATCTCGACACCGCGGCCCTCGCACGCATCCCGGGGGTCGGCGCGCTGTCGTTCACCCTGGAGCAGAGCGCCCTGCTCGAACACGGAGGGCGTCAGGCCACCGCCACGATCCGGGGCGTCGACGACGCCTACGGGGCTGTCTTTCAGCTTGGCGATGCCGTTTCCGCCGGGGAGTGGCGCGTGCGGCTGGGCGATCTGGAACGGCTGGTCGTCGGACAGTCGATGGCGTGGATGCTGGGCATCCGCTCGCTGGCCGATGCCGACGTCACGCTCTACGCCGTGCGGCGGGGATCGTTCTCCTCGCTGCTGCCGCTCGAAAACTACACGCGCCGCACGGAACCCGTGGGCGGCGTCTATACCCTCGACCTCGAAACCGAACGCACCTACGTGCTCGCCTCGCTGCGGCTGGCGCAGGAGCTGTTCGGCTATCCGGGCCGCGCCTCGGCGCTCGTCGTGCGCCTCGCTCCCGGGGCCGATGCCGCGGCGGTCCGCAAGGCCGTTGCGGAGGCTGCGGGCGACGGATTCCGCGTCCGCACGCGCGACGAACTGCGCGCTTCGTTCTACCGCATTATGACCTACGAGAAGTGGGGCATCTTCTTCATCGCCCTGCTGGTGCTCATCATCGCTTCGTTCTCGGTGGTGGGGGCATTGGCCATGCTGATCGTCGAAAAACGGGACGACATCTCCACGCTCCGCGCCCTGGGGGCCGACACGGGCCTCGTCCGCGCCGTGTTCCGCACCGAAGGGTTTCTGATATGCGGTCTGGGCGCTGTCGCCGGCATGACGCTGGGTGTTGCCGCGACTCTCGCGCAGCAATATTTCGGGCTGATCGAGATTCCGGCCGAGACCTTCCTCACGAAGAGCTATCCCGTCGAATTCCGACCGACCGATCTGGCGGTCGTCGCCGCGTCGTTCGCCGCCGTGGCCGCCCTCCTTTCGAACATCACCGTCCGCAGTATGATTAAAACCGACCGATTATGA